One Marmota flaviventris isolate mMarFla1 chromosome 17, mMarFla1.hap1, whole genome shotgun sequence genomic window, ACTCTCTGAGCTGCTCCTTGGAGATGAGGACCAGACCCCCAACCCTCGCTCTTTCCTGATACCAGGAGACCCTTCTCAGCTGTGGTGGCCACTTCTGAAGCTGGGGCAATCCAGGGACATGCCAGCAGCCAGGATGTCCATGCAGCGCATCTGCCACCTGAAACCTGAGGCCCTGAGCCTGCCACCTGGGGCCTCAGAGTCCCCAAGCTGCCAGCGGCGACACACACTCCCCGCGAGCGAGTTCCGCTGCCTCACGCTGGAGGACGCAGTCAGTGTGTTTGAGATTGAGCGAGAAGGTGAGCAGTCCAGCGTGGGGTCTGGGTGGGCATGCTAAGCTGCCCAGCTGTCTTCTCCCGCATCTCTGCCCTTGTGGGCTGCAGCCCAGAGGatcagactgtgtgtgtgtgtgcactccaGAGAGTGGGGGAAACACAGCCCTCAGTCGCCTGCTTTCTTGGGGTGCACAGTGACCACTGGGGTGTGGCGGACAGTGGGCAAGTGGTATAGTGAACACCAAGTCACCCACCTGTGCCTCCTGCCGCAGCCTTTATCTCTGTCTCGGGCATCTGCCCCCTGTACCTGGAAGAGATCCGGCACTTCCTGACCCTGTGTCCAGAGCTGTCCCTGGGCTGGTTTGAAGAGGGCCGCCTTGTGGCCTTCATCATTGGCTCACTTTGGGACGAGGAGAGACTGACTCAGGTGAGGATGGGACAAGCTATGATGTCCAGCTTCCAGAAGGTTCTGGAATAGAGGTTGGCCAGGGTGGGACTTTCTCCTTCCAGAACCAGAGAGGAGTACAAGCCACAGACCTCTCCAGAGAGAAGAGCACCCAGCCCAGCTCTTTGGGGCCCCAAAGGACCTCTGAATTGTCCTCTATGGGGCCTGGGGTGTAGCTCCCAACTTGGGGGCCTTCCTGGGTGGGAAGGAAACCCTGACCAGAGGCATTCAGGGGACACCTGCTCTTGGCCTATGTTGGTTTTTGGGGGAGGAGCTGGCTGCAGAGGTGATGTGGACTCCTGACCCCTGCTCACCCCCAGGAGTCGCTGAGGCTGCACAGGCCTGGGGGGCATGTAGCCCACCTGCACGTGCTGGCCGTGCACCACACCTTCCGGCAGCAGGGCAAGGGCTCCATCCTGCTGTGGCGCTACCTGCACCACCTGGGTGGTCAACGGGCAGTGCGCAGGGCCGTGCTCATGTGCGAGGAGGCCCTGGTGCCCTTCTACGAGAAGTTTGGCTTCCAGGCTGTAGGCCCGTGCGCCATCACCGTGGGCTCCCTCACTTTCACGGAGCTGCAGTGCTCCCTGCGGGGCCAGGCCTTCCTGCGCAGGAACAGCGGCTGCTGAGTGGGCT contains:
- the Aanat gene encoding serotonin N-acetyltransferase — protein: MPAARMSMQRICHLKPEALSLPPGASESPSCQRRHTLPASEFRCLTLEDAVSVFEIEREAFISVSGICPLYLEEIRHFLTLCPELSLGWFEEGRLVAFIIGSLWDEERLTQESLRLHRPGGHVAHLHVLAVHHTFRQQGKGSILLWRYLHHLGGQRAVRRAVLMCEEALVPFYEKFGFQAVGPCAITVGSLTFTELQCSLRGQAFLRRNSGC